A stretch of Verrucomicrobiota bacterium DNA encodes these proteins:
- a CDS encoding glutamine--tRNA ligase/YqeY domain fusion protein codes for MSDSENLDFIRQIVADDLAAGKHEGGVATRFPPEPNGYLHLGHAKSICLNFGIADEFGGTCNLRFDDTNPEKEEQEYVDAIQADISWLGFHWEKACFASDYFERLFEYALDLIRNGLAYVCDLSGEEIRKGRGTLKEPGVESPFSDREPDENEDLLRRMRAGEFPDGSKVLRAKIDMAHPNLIMRDPVLYRIRRAHHHRTGDDWPIYPTYDFAHGQSDSIEGITHSVCTLEFENHRPLYDWLIDKLGIFPSRQYEFAPLNLEYTLMSKRKLIQLVQEGHVAGWDDPRLPTLRGIRRRGVPAEAIRNFCRSLGVTKFDSTTDYAFYEHSIREVLNRESSRAMAVMDPLPITITNFEDGEVLEVDAVNNPERPEEGSRKVPFSNQILIERSDFMEEPPKKFFRLTPGSEVRLRYSYVLRCDEVKKDEKGSVVSLVGSIDRDTLGKQPEGRKVKGVIHWVSAKHALRAEVRLYDRLFSVANPGGEDDPIACLNPNSLQKAEAFVEPSLANAEPGMRIQFERTGYFVCDDDSSRDRLVFNRTVTLKDSWGRGK; via the coding sequence GTGAGCGATTCGGAAAACCTCGATTTTATTCGTCAAATTGTAGCGGACGATCTCGCAGCAGGTAAGCACGAAGGTGGAGTCGCTACCCGGTTTCCACCGGAGCCCAATGGGTATCTACATCTCGGTCATGCAAAATCGATTTGTTTGAACTTTGGAATCGCCGATGAGTTTGGCGGCACTTGCAACCTGCGGTTTGACGACACGAATCCCGAAAAGGAGGAGCAGGAGTATGTCGACGCGATTCAGGCAGACATATCCTGGCTGGGCTTTCATTGGGAGAAGGCTTGCTTCGCTTCGGATTATTTTGAACGGCTTTTCGAATACGCCTTGGACTTGATTCGCAACGGCCTCGCTTATGTTTGCGACCTGTCTGGGGAGGAGATCCGCAAGGGCCGTGGAACTCTCAAGGAACCGGGGGTAGAGAGTCCGTTTAGCGATAGAGAACCTGACGAGAATGAGGATCTGCTGCGTAGGATGAGGGCGGGTGAGTTTCCGGATGGCTCTAAAGTGCTCCGGGCAAAAATCGATATGGCCCATCCGAATTTGATTATGCGGGATCCTGTTCTCTACCGCATTCGACGCGCACACCACCATCGGACGGGAGATGACTGGCCGATTTATCCTACCTATGATTTTGCCCATGGTCAGAGCGACTCGATCGAAGGGATCACTCACTCAGTCTGCACGCTCGAGTTTGAGAACCACCGGCCCCTCTATGACTGGTTGATTGATAAACTTGGGATCTTTCCGTCTCGGCAATACGAGTTCGCCCCGTTGAACCTGGAATACACGCTCATGAGCAAAAGGAAGCTGATTCAGCTGGTCCAGGAGGGACATGTAGCTGGATGGGATGATCCACGACTACCGACACTACGCGGAATCCGCCGGAGAGGAGTTCCAGCTGAAGCAATCCGAAATTTTTGCCGTTCGCTGGGTGTCACCAAGTTTGATTCGACGACGGATTACGCGTTTTACGAGCACAGCATCCGGGAGGTGTTGAACCGGGAAAGTTCTCGGGCGATGGCAGTGATGGATCCGCTTCCCATTACCATTACCAATTTCGAGGATGGGGAAGTGCTCGAAGTGGATGCAGTGAACAATCCTGAACGTCCGGAGGAGGGTAGCCGTAAGGTTCCCTTTTCCAATCAGATCCTGATCGAACGGTCTGACTTCATGGAAGAGCCGCCGAAAAAGTTTTTCCGGCTCACTCCCGGCTCAGAGGTGCGGCTACGATACTCCTATGTGCTTCGCTGTGATGAAGTGAAGAAAGACGAGAAGGGGAGTGTGGTTTCATTAGTCGGGTCCATTGACCGCGACACCTTGGGAAAGCAGCCAGAGGGACGGAAGGTGAAGGGTGTGATTCACTGGGTCTCAGCAAAACACGCGTTACGTGCCGAAGTGCGTCTCTACGATCGACTTTTCTCAGTGGCGAATCCGGGAGGTGAGGACGATCCGATTGCCTGCCTGAATCCAAATTCGCTCCAAAAGGCGGAAGCCTTTGTCGAACCCTCGCTAGCAAATGCCGAGCCCGGGATGAGGATTCAGTTCGAAAGAACTGGGTACTTTGTTTGTGACGATGACTCCAGTAGAGACCG
- a CDS encoding glutamate--tRNA ligase family protein, translated as MSDVRVRFAPSPTGFFHIGSARTALFNWLYARHCEGRFILRIEDTDKERNTEEALEVLFEGMRWLGLDWDEGPLVGGDFGPYFQSERGSIYRDAVEKLRSNGRAYNKDGAVFFRLEGDRYLEYDDYLGAEVEKVRAAPMVFKDEIRGRIERVVDRDFPILRANGDPVFHLVNVVDDIEMKITHVIRGEDHLTNTAKHLELFEAFGVEAPSFAHLPLILKDPAVGKGKMSKRDQGALIEEYQSRHFLAEAVRNFLCLLGWSPKDDREALPIDEITAAFDFGGIQKGAARFDEAKLRHLNGHYLKQLPIETYTWLARPILNEAGVIEEEADEDYLQSVLELCQPKLDLLEDLPAYCRYFFREDYEFDLKAREKVSKKEDPGRLAGELAAEIKGSGSKDSSGFEAALESVAAKHGRKSGAYRPVIRFALTGMLSGPDLGEVIRILGMEKVLNRLERLGRDGGVA; from the coding sequence ATGTCTGATGTTCGTGTGCGTTTTGCTCCGAGTCCTACCGGGTTTTTCCATATTGGCAGTGCACGTACGGCCTTATTCAACTGGCTGTACGCCCGGCATTGTGAAGGTCGTTTTATATTACGCATTGAGGATACGGATAAAGAGCGGAATACGGAGGAAGCTCTTGAGGTTCTTTTCGAGGGAATGCGGTGGCTAGGTCTGGACTGGGATGAAGGTCCGCTGGTGGGCGGCGACTTTGGACCCTATTTCCAAAGCGAGCGCGGATCGATTTACAGGGATGCGGTGGAAAAACTCCGGTCCAACGGTAGAGCCTATAATAAAGATGGAGCCGTTTTCTTCCGGTTGGAGGGTGACCGTTATCTCGAATATGATGACTATTTGGGCGCCGAAGTAGAAAAAGTCCGAGCGGCACCAATGGTATTTAAGGACGAAATCCGCGGGCGAATCGAGAGGGTAGTCGATCGGGATTTTCCGATACTGCGGGCCAACGGTGATCCCGTTTTCCATTTGGTAAACGTAGTGGATGACATCGAAATGAAGATCACTCACGTCATCCGTGGGGAAGATCATTTGACCAACACAGCCAAGCATTTGGAGTTGTTTGAGGCTTTCGGAGTCGAAGCACCCAGTTTTGCGCATTTGCCGTTGATTTTGAAAGACCCTGCAGTCGGGAAGGGTAAGATGAGCAAGCGCGATCAGGGTGCGTTGATCGAGGAATATCAGAGTCGGCATTTTCTTGCGGAGGCGGTACGGAATTTTCTCTGCCTCCTTGGTTGGAGCCCAAAGGACGATCGAGAAGCCCTGCCGATTGACGAAATCACCGCTGCCTTTGATTTTGGAGGAATCCAAAAGGGGGCGGCCCGGTTCGATGAGGCAAAACTTCGTCATTTGAATGGTCACTACCTAAAGCAGTTGCCAATAGAAACCTACACCTGGCTCGCCCGGCCGATTTTGAATGAGGCGGGGGTGATCGAAGAAGAGGCGGACGAGGACTATCTCCAAAGCGTGTTGGAGCTCTGCCAACCGAAGCTGGATCTGTTGGAGGATCTTCCCGCGTATTGCCGGTACTTTTTCCGCGAGGACTACGAGTTTGATTTGAAGGCACGCGAAAAGGTGTCGAAGAAGGAGGATCCCGGTCGACTCGCAGGGGAACTGGCAGCCGAGATCAAAGGTTCTGGTTCGAAGGATAGCTCTGGATTTGAGGCCGCACTCGAGTCTGTGGCAGCAAAGCATGGGAGGAAGTCCGGGGCTTACCGACCGGTAATCCGCTTTGCCTTGACTGGAATGCTCTCAGGACCGGATCTCGGCGAAGTGATCCGGATACTGGGCATGGAGAAAGTGCTCAATCGGTTGGAGCGGCTGGGAAGAGACGGGGGTGTGGCGTGA